A DNA window from Caulobacter mirabilis contains the following coding sequences:
- the ccmI gene encoding c-type cytochrome biogenesis protein CcmI → MFAFWIAAAALSAAVAWLMLRGARAAERRVGEGDPAVAVHRRQLAEIDDLAARGLLPETEVRAARAEAGRRLLAAADAAAPATGLGGRRLALAATIAAPLLAVGTYVAVGSPGTPDQPFARRLAEWRAGDPGKLDAPQIAAVLRAVTAERPNDAEAFRNLALAEMASGDVRAATTALRRAVAVAPDRADLWAALGEAFVAEGEGQVGEDARTAFREAVKRDPKSLSARYFLARGEIAEGRAAEGLAAWRALAADLPVGDPNRTALIAEIAQVEKTGGLAEQGREQGPDAAAAQAQAQARAQGGEGLPDADAIRGMVEGLAARLEAEPNDPQGWVRLVRAWSVLGETGKRDAARARAKTLFNDDPDVLRALDQAAEAPR, encoded by the coding sequence ATGTTCGCATTCTGGATCGCTGCGGCGGCGCTTTCTGCGGCCGTCGCCTGGCTGATGCTGCGCGGCGCCCGCGCGGCTGAGCGGCGCGTGGGCGAGGGCGATCCTGCGGTGGCCGTGCATCGCCGCCAGCTGGCCGAGATCGACGACCTGGCCGCCCGCGGCCTGCTGCCGGAGACCGAGGTGCGCGCCGCGCGCGCCGAGGCGGGCCGCCGCCTGCTGGCCGCGGCCGACGCGGCGGCCCCCGCGACGGGACTGGGCGGACGCCGCCTGGCCCTGGCCGCCACCATTGCCGCGCCGCTGCTGGCGGTGGGAACCTATGTCGCCGTCGGCTCGCCCGGAACGCCCGACCAGCCCTTCGCCCGCCGCCTGGCCGAGTGGCGAGCCGGCGACCCCGGGAAACTGGACGCGCCCCAGATCGCCGCCGTCCTGCGCGCCGTGACCGCCGAGCGGCCCAACGACGCCGAGGCTTTCCGCAACCTGGCCCTGGCCGAGATGGCGTCCGGCGACGTCCGCGCCGCGACCACCGCCCTGCGCCGCGCCGTCGCCGTCGCGCCCGACCGCGCCGACCTGTGGGCGGCCCTGGGCGAGGCCTTCGTCGCCGAAGGCGAGGGACAGGTGGGCGAGGACGCCCGCACCGCCTTCCGCGAGGCCGTCAAGCGCGATCCGAAGTCCCTGAGCGCCCGCTACTTCCTGGCCCGCGGCGAGATTGCCGAGGGCCGCGCCGCCGAAGGCCTGGCCGCCTGGCGCGCCCTGGCCGCGGACCTTCCCGTCGGCGACCCCAACCGCACCGCCCTGATCGCCGAGATCGCCCAGGTCGAGAAGACCGGAGGCCTCGCCGAACAGGGGCGGGAACAGGGGCCGGATGCGGCCGCGGCGCAGGCGCAGGCTCAGGCTCGAGCCCAGGGCGGCGAGGGGCTGCCTGACGCGGACGCCATCCGCGGCATGGTCGAGGGGCTGGCCGCGCGGCTGGAGGCCGAACCGAACGATCCGCAAGGTTGGGTGCGCCTGGTCCGCGCCTGGTCCGTGCTGGGCGAGACCGGCAAGCGCGACGCCGCCCGGGCCCGCGCCAAGACCCTGTTCAACGACGATCCCGACGTGCTGCGCGCGCTCGACCAGGCGGCGGAGGCCCCGCGATGA
- the ccmE gene encoding cytochrome c maturation protein CcmE, with product MSFWPKSRTARRRLTVLLAIAPVLALAVGLTMWGLRDSISLFYTPAQAQEAKVPAGRHLQLGGLVETGSVRKHPDGRVEFVVTDNRATSKVVFQGDLPDLFREGQGIVADGAYDAQGVFVAKRVLAKHDEKYMPKNVADAIKEQGEWRGDESPSAERGRAE from the coding sequence ATGAGCTTCTGGCCCAAGTCCCGAACCGCCCGGCGGCGGCTGACCGTCCTGCTGGCGATCGCGCCGGTGCTGGCCCTGGCCGTCGGCCTGACCATGTGGGGCCTGCGGGACTCGATCTCGCTGTTCTACACCCCGGCCCAGGCCCAGGAGGCCAAGGTGCCGGCCGGTCGGCATCTGCAGCTGGGCGGGCTGGTCGAGACGGGCAGCGTGAGGAAGCATCCCGACGGCCGGGTCGAGTTCGTCGTCACCGACAACCGCGCGACCTCGAAGGTGGTGTTCCAGGGCGACCTGCCCGACCTGTTCCGCGAGGGGCAGGGGATCGTCGCCGACGGCGCCTACGACGCGCAGGGCGTGTTCGTGGCCAAGCGCGTGCTGGCCAAGCACGACGAGAAGTACATGCCCAAGAACGTCGCCGACGCGATCAAGGAACAGGGCGAGTGGCGCGGGGACGAGTCTCCTTCCGCCGAGCGGGGTAGGGCCGAATGA
- a CDS encoding Do family serine endopeptidase translates to MVAKKTGFFVGAVAGAGVAAAALAGVGMRMAPAHAAPQPGVVRTAAAGPMIFAPPPGAPMSFADIFEKVSPAVVSIDVSSRVDARSLQFRGFPFGLGPQGPQNKQGEEGGDDGQPTRPRQQSSGSGFFISADGYIVTNNHVVEGADEITVTLKDGRELKATVVGRDENTDLAVIKVQGSDFTFVNFEKGAKPRVGDWVITVGNPFGLGGTATAGIVSAYGRNLNDDSSSFVDYVQIDAPINRGNSGGPTFDVYGRVIGVNSAIFSPTGGSVGIGFAIPADVADSITKQLISGGKVVRGYIGAQIQNFTPEMAQAMGLEGVKAAVVAQITPGGPAEKAGLQRDDIVLSVNGVAIDSSTALTRQVAMGRAGEVLRLEVIRDGKKRFIDIRSGVRPSNKELASATGGGEEDENTGGSKKAEKPSTARVNVLGMGVAPLDGAARTRYSIGPDVKGVVVETVRSDSDAAEKGVNQGFVITSVNMKSITSPGELSTAVDAAKKAGRPTVLLGLADRRGQTALVPVKID, encoded by the coding sequence ATGGTCGCCAAGAAGACCGGATTTTTCGTGGGCGCCGTCGCCGGCGCGGGCGTCGCCGCCGCAGCGTTGGCGGGCGTGGGCATGAGGATGGCGCCGGCGCACGCCGCGCCGCAGCCGGGCGTGGTGCGCACGGCCGCCGCCGGTCCGATGATATTCGCGCCGCCGCCCGGCGCGCCGATGTCCTTCGCCGACATCTTCGAGAAGGTCTCGCCGGCCGTGGTCTCGATCGACGTGAGTTCGCGGGTGGACGCCCGCTCGCTGCAGTTCCGCGGCTTCCCGTTCGGCCTCGGACCGCAGGGGCCTCAGAACAAGCAGGGCGAGGAAGGCGGCGATGACGGCCAGCCGACCCGGCCCCGTCAGCAGTCGTCAGGCTCTGGCTTCTTCATCTCGGCCGACGGCTACATCGTCACCAACAACCACGTGGTCGAGGGCGCCGACGAGATCACCGTCACCCTCAAGGACGGCCGCGAGCTGAAGGCCACGGTCGTCGGCCGCGACGAGAACACCGACCTGGCCGTGATCAAGGTCCAGGGCTCGGACTTCACCTTCGTGAACTTCGAGAAGGGCGCCAAGCCGCGGGTCGGCGACTGGGTCATCACCGTGGGCAACCCGTTCGGCCTGGGCGGCACCGCCACGGCCGGCATCGTCTCCGCCTACGGCCGAAACCTGAACGACGACAGCTCGAGCTTCGTCGACTACGTGCAGATCGACGCGCCGATCAACCGCGGCAACTCGGGCGGCCCGACCTTCGACGTCTACGGCCGGGTGATCGGCGTCAACAGCGCCATCTTCTCGCCCACCGGCGGTTCGGTCGGCATCGGCTTCGCCATCCCGGCGGACGTGGCCGACAGCATCACCAAGCAGCTGATCAGCGGCGGCAAGGTGGTTCGCGGCTACATCGGCGCCCAGATCCAGAACTTCACCCCCGAGATGGCGCAAGCCATGGGCCTGGAAGGCGTCAAGGCCGCCGTCGTGGCCCAGATCACGCCCGGCGGCCCGGCCGAGAAGGCCGGCCTTCAGCGCGATGACATCGTCCTGTCGGTGAACGGCGTGGCGATCGACTCCTCGACCGCCCTGACCCGCCAGGTGGCCATGGGCCGCGCCGGCGAGGTTCTGCGTCTGGAGGTCATCCGCGACGGCAAGAAGCGCTTCATCGACATCCGCTCGGGCGTCCGTCCCTCCAACAAGGAGCTGGCCAGCGCGACCGGCGGCGGCGAGGAAGACGAGAACACGGGCGGCTCGAAGAAGGCCGAGAAGCCGTCGACGGCCCGCGTCAACGTGCTGGGCATGGGCGTGGCCCCGCTCGATGGGGCGGCCCGCACCCGCTACAGCATCGGTCCGGACGTCAAGGGCGTGGTCGTCGAGACCGTGCGCAGCGACTCCGACGCGGCCGAGAAGGGCGTGAACCAGGGCTTCGTGATCACCTCGGTGAACATGAAGTCGATCACCTCGCCCGGCGAACTGAGCACGGCGGTGGATGCGGCCAAGAAGGCCGGTCGCCCGACCGTCCTGCTGGGCCTCGCCGACCGGCGCGGGCAGACCGCTTTGGTGCCGGTCAAGATCGACTAG
- a CDS encoding cytochrome c-type biogenesis protein, translated as MRRLGALLTVLAAVFVMGAASDPSERLPDPAQEARARDLFREVRCLVCQNESIDDSDADLARDLRKVVREQVASGKSDVEVKRFLTDRYGEFVLLKPAFSWGNAALWLTPLLALLAGGVLLALRLRRPAAPEPLTEAEETRLAALLDDETP; from the coding sequence ATGAGGCGGCTCGGCGCGCTGCTGACGGTCCTGGCGGCCGTGTTCGTGATGGGGGCGGCGTCCGACCCGTCCGAGCGGCTGCCCGACCCGGCCCAGGAGGCCCGCGCCCGCGACCTGTTTCGCGAGGTCCGCTGCCTGGTCTGCCAGAACGAATCCATCGACGATTCCGACGCCGATCTGGCCCGCGATCTGCGCAAGGTCGTGCGCGAGCAGGTGGCGAGCGGCAAGTCCGACGTCGAGGTGAAGCGCTTCCTGACTGACCGCTACGGCGAGTTCGTGCTGCTGAAGCCCGCGTTCAGCTGGGGCAACGCGGCGCTGTGGCTGACGCCGCTGCTGGCGCTGCTCGCGGGCGGGGTCCTGCTGGCGCTGCGGCTTCGACGGCCCGCGGCGCCCGAGCCCTTGACCGAAGCCGAGGAAACGCGTCTGGCGGCCTTGCTAGACGATGAGACGCCGTGA
- a CDS encoding ATP-binding protein gives MKLPRLPGLSGRSLVGRLVLLAAGWSVVVLIVTGLALTAFFQQAALRRFDQGLIELTEVLNAGINIKNGEVVVPPVNDTRSGRAFAGRYWEIAEHGSSGKIRAIRKSHSLFDTELKVSDDVIAGIAAQPGTAIYFNTIGPLDQPLRASGMQVQLDDRAQPVIILVAEDRSPIDREAERFALMTGAALLALGAGILAAVFLQVRIGLQPLFSLRREVAEVRKGRAERIEGDYPTELEPLARELNALVAHNQDVVERQRTHVGNLAHALKTPLSVMLTEAQQQPSQLSEVVTRQAEAMRNHVEHHLRRARAAARSQSMGERTLVEPVIDELAVTLERIFQRKGVEIDWRCPDDLCFRGEKQDLMEVAGNVMENAGKWCKAKVRVTAEIAGPETLLLRVEDDGPGLPAERRGEVLKRGARLDESAPGSGLGLAIVDELARAYGGTVTLGDAAMGGLKVEIVLPRAEA, from the coding sequence GTGAAGCTGCCCAGGCTGCCGGGTCTGAGCGGCCGCTCGCTGGTCGGGCGGCTGGTCCTGCTGGCGGCCGGCTGGAGCGTCGTCGTCCTGATCGTGACCGGGTTGGCGCTGACCGCCTTCTTCCAGCAGGCGGCGTTGCGCCGCTTCGATCAGGGGCTGATCGAACTGACCGAGGTGCTCAACGCGGGCATCAACATCAAGAACGGCGAGGTGGTCGTCCCGCCCGTGAACGACACCCGGTCGGGACGGGCCTTCGCGGGACGCTATTGGGAGATCGCGGAACACGGCAGTTCGGGGAAGATCCGTGCGATCAGGAAATCCCATTCCCTGTTCGACACCGAGCTGAAGGTCAGCGACGACGTCATCGCCGGCATCGCCGCCCAGCCGGGAACGGCGATCTACTTCAACACCATCGGGCCGCTCGATCAGCCGTTGCGGGCCAGCGGCATGCAGGTGCAGCTGGACGACCGCGCGCAGCCGGTGATCATCCTGGTGGCCGAAGACCGCTCGCCCATCGACCGGGAGGCTGAGCGTTTCGCCCTGATGACCGGCGCCGCCCTGCTGGCCCTCGGCGCGGGCATCCTGGCCGCCGTCTTCCTGCAGGTCCGGATCGGCCTGCAACCGCTGTTCAGCCTCAGGCGCGAGGTGGCCGAGGTCCGCAAGGGCCGGGCCGAACGGATCGAGGGCGACTATCCCACCGAGCTCGAACCCCTGGCCCGAGAGCTGAACGCCCTGGTCGCGCACAACCAGGACGTGGTCGAGCGTCAGCGCACCCACGTCGGCAACCTGGCCCACGCTCTCAAGACGCCGTTGTCGGTCATGCTGACCGAAGCGCAGCAGCAGCCCAGCCAGCTGTCCGAGGTGGTGACCCGCCAGGCCGAGGCCATGCGGAACCATGTCGAGCACCACCTGCGCCGGGCGCGGGCGGCGGCTCGTAGCCAGAGCATGGGCGAACGCACCCTGGTCGAGCCGGTCATCGACGAACTGGCGGTGACGCTGGAGCGGATATTCCAACGCAAGGGGGTCGAGATCGACTGGCGATGCCCCGACGACCTCTGCTTCCGCGGCGAGAAGCAGGACCTGATGGAGGTCGCCGGCAATGTGATGGAAAACGCCGGCAAGTGGTGCAAGGCCAAGGTGCGGGTGACCGCCGAGATCGCCGGGCCGGAGACCCTGCTGCTCAGGGTCGAGGACGACGGACCGGGCTTGCCGGCGGAGCGGCGAGGCGAGGTGCTCAAGCGCGGCGCCCGCCTGGACGAAAGCGCGCCCGGCTCCGGCCTGGGCCTGGCCATCGTCGACGAGCTGGCCCGGGCCTATGGAGGAACCGTGACGCTGGGCGACGCCGCGATGGGCGGGTTGAAAGTCGAGATCGTCCTGCCGCGGGCGGAAGCCTGA
- a CDS encoding heme lyase CcmF/NrfE family subunit, which translates to MTAELGAFALALALALAVAQMALGLAGGRRPALAGAAEGASVGGFLAVAAAFAALVVAFVTSDFSVANVAANSHTAKPMLYKVAGAWGNHEGSMLLWCLALTGFGAGVALFGRTLPAALKSRVLGVQGALGVLFLAYTVFASNPLARVVMPPVEGRSLNPLLQDPALAFHPPFLYLGYVGFSVVFSFAAAALIGGRIDAAWARWVRPWTLAAWAMLTVGITLGAFWAYYELGWGGWWFWDPVENASFMPWLIGAALLHSAIVTEKRGALGGWTVFLALAAFTFSMLGAFLVRSGVLTSVHAFAVDPTRGVLLLSILGVAAGAGFALFAWRAPTLQQGGVFAPVSRESLIVLNNILLTAATATVLLGTLFPLIREAVTGDTVSVGPPFFALTFVPLMALGMLLLPFGPLTAWKRGDARAAADRLKLAGAITVAAGVATFAAVEPRKALASAGVALGVWLIAGAVAEVAERTRMFRAPWAEVRRRLTGLPRGAWGMTLAHAGLGVFTLGAVFETSWKVEAAEALSLNGKLSVGAYELTLNEVGIVEGPNYLAERGQVTVTRGGRTVCEAAPERRFYPTGGQTTSEVALCNRGLDQVYIVLGERRAGEGGQPAWLLRGYFNPWVQLIFLGPLLMAIGGLVSLSDRRLRFGVGSKA; encoded by the coding sequence ATGACCGCCGAACTGGGGGCGTTCGCCCTGGCCCTGGCGCTGGCCCTGGCCGTCGCCCAGATGGCGTTGGGCCTGGCGGGCGGCCGGCGGCCGGCGCTGGCCGGGGCGGCCGAAGGCGCCAGCGTCGGCGGCTTCCTGGCCGTGGCCGCGGCCTTCGCGGCGCTGGTCGTCGCCTTCGTCACGTCCGACTTCTCGGTGGCCAACGTCGCGGCCAACTCCCACACCGCCAAGCCGATGCTCTACAAGGTCGCCGGCGCCTGGGGCAACCACGAGGGCTCGATGCTGCTGTGGTGCCTGGCCCTGACCGGATTCGGCGCCGGCGTGGCCCTGTTCGGCCGGACGCTGCCGGCGGCGCTGAAGAGCCGCGTGCTCGGCGTGCAGGGCGCCCTCGGCGTTCTGTTCCTGGCCTACACCGTCTTCGCCTCGAACCCGCTGGCGCGGGTGGTGATGCCGCCGGTCGAGGGGCGGTCGCTGAACCCGCTGCTGCAGGACCCGGCGCTCGCCTTCCATCCGCCGTTCCTCTACCTCGGCTATGTCGGCTTCTCTGTGGTGTTCTCCTTCGCCGCGGCGGCGCTGATCGGCGGCCGGATCGACGCGGCCTGGGCCCGCTGGGTGCGGCCCTGGACCCTGGCGGCCTGGGCCATGCTGACCGTCGGCATCACCCTGGGCGCCTTCTGGGCCTACTACGAGCTGGGCTGGGGCGGCTGGTGGTTCTGGGACCCGGTCGAGAACGCCAGCTTCATGCCCTGGCTGATCGGCGCGGCCCTGCTCCACTCGGCCATCGTCACCGAGAAGCGCGGCGCGCTGGGCGGCTGGACCGTGTTCCTGGCCCTGGCGGCCTTCACCTTCTCGATGCTCGGGGCCTTCCTGGTGCGGTCGGGCGTGCTGACCAGCGTCCACGCCTTCGCCGTCGACCCCACCCGCGGGGTGCTGCTGCTGTCGATCCTGGGCGTGGCGGCGGGAGCGGGCTTCGCCCTGTTCGCCTGGCGCGCGCCGACCCTGCAGCAGGGCGGCGTCTTCGCCCCGGTCAGCCGCGAGAGTCTGATCGTCCTCAACAACATCCTGCTGACCGCCGCCACCGCGACGGTCCTGCTGGGCACCCTGTTCCCGCTGATCCGCGAGGCCGTCACCGGCGACACCGTCTCGGTCGGGCCGCCGTTCTTCGCCCTGACCTTCGTGCCGCTGATGGCGCTGGGGATGCTGCTGCTGCCGTTCGGCCCGCTGACCGCCTGGAAGCGCGGCGACGCGCGGGCGGCGGCCGACCGGCTGAAGCTGGCCGGGGCGATCACCGTCGCGGCCGGCGTCGCGACCTTCGCCGCCGTCGAACCGCGCAAGGCCCTGGCTTCCGCGGGCGTGGCGCTGGGCGTCTGGCTGATCGCCGGCGCCGTGGCCGAGGTGGCCGAACGGACGCGGATGTTCCGCGCGCCCTGGGCCGAGGTTCGACGTCGCCTGACCGGCCTGCCGCGCGGCGCCTGGGGCATGACCCTGGCCCACGCCGGCCTCGGCGTCTTCACCCTGGGCGCGGTGTTCGAGACCAGCTGGAAGGTCGAGGCGGCCGAGGCCCTGTCCCTCAACGGCAAGCTGTCCGTCGGCGCTTATGAGCTGACCCTGAACGAGGTCGGCATCGTCGAAGGGCCGAACTATCTGGCCGAGCGCGGGCAGGTGACGGTGACGCGCGGCGGCCGGACCGTCTGCGAGGCTGCGCCGGAGCGGCGCTTCTATCCTACCGGCGGCCAGACCACCTCCGAGGTCGCCCTATGCAATCGCGGCCTGGACCAGGTCTACATCGTGCTGGGCGAGCGGCGCGCGGGCGAGGGCGGCCAGCCGGCCTGGCTGCTGCGCGGCTATTTCAACCCGTGGGTCCAGCTGATCTTCCTGGGACCGCTGCTGATGGCGATCGGCGGACTGGTCTCGCTGTCGGACCGCCGGCTCCGCTTCGGCGTGGGGAGCAAGGCATGA
- a CDS encoding response regulator transcription factor produces the protein MRILLVEDDPDLTRQLKLALADAGYAVDHAGDGEEAHYLGEAEPYDAVILDLGLPKVDGVSVLERWRRESIATPVLILTARDNWSQKVAGFDAGADDYLTKPFHTEELLARLRALLRRSAGHATPNLSCGGLRLDPRSARASVNGEPLRLTSLEYRLLHYMMMHQGRVISRTELVEHLYDQDFDRDSNTIEVFIGRVRKKVGADRIETVRGLGYRLVALEGEDAG, from the coding sequence ATGCGCATCCTGCTGGTCGAGGACGATCCGGACCTGACCCGTCAGCTGAAGCTGGCCCTGGCCGACGCCGGCTACGCCGTCGACCACGCCGGCGACGGCGAGGAGGCCCATTACCTGGGCGAAGCCGAACCGTACGACGCGGTGATCCTCGACCTGGGCCTGCCCAAGGTCGACGGCGTGTCGGTGCTGGAGCGCTGGCGGCGCGAGAGCATCGCCACGCCGGTGCTGATCCTGACGGCGCGCGACAACTGGAGCCAGAAGGTGGCCGGGTTCGACGCCGGCGCCGACGACTATCTGACCAAGCCGTTCCACACCGAGGAGCTGCTGGCCCGCCTGCGCGCGCTGCTGCGCCGGTCGGCCGGCCACGCGACGCCGAACCTCAGCTGCGGGGGCCTGCGCCTCGATCCGCGCTCGGCCCGCGCCAGCGTCAACGGCGAGCCGCTGCGCCTGACCTCGCTCGAATACCGCCTGCTGCACTACATGATGATGCACCAGGGGCGGGTGATCAGCCGGACGGAGCTGGTCGAGCATCTGTACGACCAGGACTTCGACCGCGACTCCAACACCATCGAGGTGTTCATCGGCCGCGTGCGCAAGAAGGTCGGCGCCGACCGCATCGAGACGGTGCGCGGCCTCGGCTACCGGCTGGTGGCCCTCGAGGGCGAGGACGCCGGGTGA